One window from the genome of Bartonella sp. WD16.2 encodes:
- a CDS encoding zinc-binding dehydrogenase, whose amino-acid sequence MRALQLLNERQLEITNIAPPPPPSPGEVTVRIKAIALNHIDVWGWRGMAFAKRKMPLTIGAEASGEIIQLGNGVENLQPGQIVSIYGAQTCGLCKACREGRDNLCSDVKGVYGFHLDGFACELVNLPARLLVPAPPECDTIKAAVAPITFGTVEHMLFDNAKLQAEETILIQAGGSGIGSAAIQIAKAMGCTVITTVGSDNKITKAQSLGADYVINYRKDRFEGVVRKITQKKGVDVVFEHVGTDTWTGSILCMKRGARLVTCGSTSGVSAPMNLMQLFQQQLKIFGSFGCRMENMANAMQKMAQGIVSPIIDTIVDFDKIDTALKRMENRDVFGKIILKID is encoded by the coding sequence ATGCGTGCACTGCAACTACTCAATGAGCGTCAACTCGAGATCACTAATATTGCCCCACCACCACCGCCTAGCCCTGGTGAAGTAACAGTCCGTATAAAGGCCATTGCCCTTAATCATATTGATGTATGGGGATGGCGTGGTATGGCCTTTGCTAAAAGAAAAATGCCACTCACTATAGGTGCAGAAGCTTCTGGTGAGATTATTCAACTGGGAAATGGTGTTGAAAATCTACAACCTGGGCAAATTGTTTCAATTTATGGTGCACAAACTTGCGGCTTGTGCAAAGCCTGTCGTGAAGGACGTGACAATCTTTGCAGTGATGTAAAAGGTGTTTATGGTTTTCATCTTGATGGCTTTGCTTGTGAACTTGTTAATCTTCCAGCACGTCTATTGGTACCAGCTCCACCAGAATGTGACACAATAAAAGCAGCTGTTGCTCCTATTACTTTTGGTACTGTAGAGCATATGCTTTTTGATAACGCGAAACTACAAGCTGAAGAAACAATTTTAATACAAGCCGGTGGTTCTGGTATTGGTTCAGCAGCCATCCAGATTGCAAAAGCTATGGGGTGCACAGTCATTACCACTGTTGGTTCAGATAATAAAATTACAAAAGCACAATCCCTTGGAGCGGATTACGTAATTAATTACCGTAAAGATCGTTTTGAAGGTGTGGTCCGCAAAATAACTCAAAAAAAAGGCGTTGATGTTGTTTTTGAACATGTGGGTACCGATACATGGACAGGTTCTATATTGTGTATGAAACGGGGAGCTCGTTTAGTAACTTGTGGTTCAACTTCTGGTGTTTCAGCACCTATGAATTTAATGCAACTATTTCAGCAACAACTTAAAATATTTGGTTCATTTGGCTGTCGTATGGAAAATATGGCAAATGCTATGCAAAAAATGGCACAAGGAATTGTGTCTCCTATCATTGATACAATTGTCGATTTTGATAAAATCGATACAGCTTTAAAACGGATGGAAAACCGTGATGTTTTTGGTAAAATTATCCTCAAAATTGACTAA
- a CDS encoding beta-ketoacyl-ACP synthase has protein sequence MQDQSVFITGIGLISSLGEGVDCHWEKLNDPTITPNLDCTSFSPYTVHKLTEIDWNLQIPKRSDQRQMETWQRLGTYAAGLALEDAGIKNNKQLTSTMDMIVAASGGERDIAVDTQILAKARITNDYASMLNSVLLTELRPTLFLAQLSNLLAGNISIVHKVTGSSRTFMGEEGSGLSAVQVAVARIRSGQSTHVLVGSSYNAQSYDMLLAYGLGGLLARDGWSPVWERKNSLGSEIITGSAGIFLVLENGEQAKKRNARVYAEISQIITDQTNRTKIPLKDTIVTMLKTIKAKSIFTISGASGSHEVTKAEQNALDAANIPYRGITTLFGYLREAQFPLALALAAIAVEKKLSFPTLSAHEKPFSGEIREALATTVGIKRAEGIIHLAAV, from the coding sequence CTAGATTGTACGAGCTTTTCACCCTACACTGTCCATAAATTAACCGAAATCGATTGGAATTTACAAATTCCAAAACGTAGTGACCAACGACAAATGGAAACATGGCAGCGTCTTGGTACCTATGCGGCTGGCCTTGCTCTTGAGGATGCGGGAATAAAAAACAATAAACAGTTAACATCAACAATGGATATGATCGTTGCAGCCAGTGGAGGTGAACGTGATATTGCTGTTGATACACAAATTCTTGCTAAAGCACGCATAACAAATGATTATGCTTCTATGCTTAATTCTGTCCTTTTAACTGAACTTCGCCCAACTTTATTTTTAGCACAACTATCCAATCTTTTAGCCGGCAATATTTCAATTGTTCACAAAGTAACAGGTTCTTCTCGTACATTTATGGGTGAAGAAGGTAGTGGACTTTCTGCTGTGCAGGTAGCTGTTGCCCGAATTCGATCAGGACAGAGCACACATGTTTTAGTAGGTAGCTCCTATAATGCTCAAAGCTATGATATGTTATTAGCCTATGGGCTTGGAGGCCTTTTAGCACGCGATGGATGGTCGCCAGTTTGGGAGCGTAAAAATTCCCTTGGTAGTGAAATAATAACCGGCTCTGCAGGTATTTTTTTAGTGCTTGAAAATGGTGAGCAAGCAAAAAAACGCAATGCCCGTGTTTATGCTGAAATCAGCCAAATCATCACAGATCAAACAAATAGGACAAAAATTCCACTTAAAGATACAATTGTTACAATGTTAAAAACAATAAAGGCTAAATCTATTTTTACAATTTCAGGTGCTTCAGGATCTCATGAAGTAACAAAAGCAGAGCAAAATGCGCTTGATGCTGCTAATATACCTTACCGTGGTATAACAACATTATTTGGTTACTTGCGAGAAGCGCAATTTCCTTTAGCACTCGCATTAGCTGCTATCGCTGTTGAGAAAAAGCTTAGCTTTCCAACACTGAGCGCTCATGAAAAACCATTTTCTGGAGAAATACGTGAAGCATTAGCCACTACAGTTGGTATAAAAAGAGCTGAAGGTATAATACACTTAGCTGCTGTCTAA
- a CDS encoding beta-ketoacyl-ACP synthase, which yields MTEYNDHFGRPLIAITGAGVVTSLGQGKQENWQKLINGISGIHKITRFPVEGLNTIIAGTVDFLQESTIGASALSEKLAHLAAEEALEQANLDKTNFNGPLFLAAPPVELEWKARFALDQEETSNNEPSYAHLLEVCSRKPQHTLFETTQFGAIAEKLQKTFGTKGLPVTLSTACASGATAIQLGVESIRRGETDRALIIATDGSVSAESLIRFSLLSALSTHNDPAEKASKPFSRDRNGFVMAEGSGALILESLESALNRRAKVLGILAGCGETADDFHRTRSKPDASPATEAVRKALADSQITINEIDYINAHGTSTPENEKMEYLALSTVFGDILEHIPVSSNKSMIGHTLTAAGTIEAVFSLLTIQSGILPPTINYDDPDPTIPLDVVPNYSRKACVNTVLSNSFGFGGQNTSLVITAYKE from the coding sequence ATGACAGAATATAACGATCATTTCGGACGTCCACTTATAGCAATAACTGGAGCAGGCGTTGTAACATCACTGGGGCAAGGTAAACAAGAAAACTGGCAAAAGTTAATCAATGGCATTAGTGGTATTCATAAAATAACACGCTTTCCCGTTGAAGGATTAAATACAATTATTGCAGGAACTGTTGATTTTCTTCAAGAAAGTACAATTGGAGCTTCAGCTCTTTCTGAAAAACTAGCACATCTTGCAGCAGAAGAAGCTCTAGAGCAAGCCAATCTTGATAAAACAAATTTCAATGGACCATTATTCTTAGCAGCTCCCCCTGTCGAACTTGAGTGGAAAGCTCGTTTTGCTCTTGATCAAGAAGAGACATCCAATAATGAACCTTCTTATGCGCATCTTCTTGAAGTCTGTAGCCGTAAACCCCAGCACACACTTTTTGAAACAACGCAATTTGGGGCAATTGCAGAAAAGCTTCAAAAAACATTTGGGACAAAGGGACTTCCTGTCACACTTTCAACCGCTTGTGCATCTGGTGCAACAGCAATTCAATTAGGTGTAGAATCTATTCGACGAGGAGAAACAGATCGCGCACTCATCATCGCTACAGATGGCTCAGTTTCAGCAGAATCTCTTATTCGTTTTTCTTTATTATCTGCTCTTTCAACCCATAATGATCCCGCAGAAAAGGCGTCAAAACCATTTAGTCGTGACCGAAACGGTTTTGTCATGGCAGAAGGATCGGGTGCTCTTATTCTTGAATCTCTTGAGAGTGCTTTAAATCGTAGGGCAAAAGTTCTGGGAATTTTAGCAGGTTGTGGAGAAACAGCAGATGATTTTCACCGTACTCGTTCAAAACCCGATGCATCACCAGCAACTGAAGCAGTTCGTAAAGCCTTAGCTGATTCACAAATAACAATTAATGAAATTGATTATATCAATGCACATGGAACTTCCACACCTGAAAATGAAAAAATGGAATATCTAGCACTATCAACAGTATTTGGCGATATTTTAGAACATATTCCCGTTTCTTCCAATAAATCAATGATTGGACACACTTTAACTGCTGCTGGCACTATAGAAGCTGTCTTTTCACTTTTAACTATCCAATCGGGAATACTTCCTCCTACAATCAATTATGATGATCCAGACCCTACTATCCCTTTGGATGTCGTTCCTAATTATAGCCGTAAAGCTTGCGTCAACACGGTTTTATCTAATTCATTTGGCTTTGGCGGTCAAAATACTAGCCTTGTTATTACAGCATATAAAGAGTAA